From Calditrichota bacterium, one genomic window encodes:
- a CDS encoding T9SS type A sorting domain-containing protein, whose protein sequence is MRMEVIMRYIMVFLVAGLVLTSCGKKKDSNGPTGPTETPQENVFGVVTDQDGNPLANAQLHAVYQVNGAPVSPLDDIQAPFNVIFYTTQMLTTERDGNIPLAEGTNIEIMWDADDDHEYSEGDRLPPLCPTPPDNCPFQSVNFNQFSMNGVELGIGPGTFGTDPTFTSFGEHLDPSRFYLVIRCADGEPLWTSEMVDVPDGLSEFDLQFEFSECVGTPIGQSSMGFAYPNPAIDVFHLPFTLRAGENVSIVSTSLSTGGTRTLFQDGLSSGNQDVTIDISNLANGLYIYAMTAGSFTAHDTLLKNAPVENLPGEPALVTTDSDGSYAMNLPFGQTITLRESSSNPLGESAPLDSVRVVAILNGYQTADTMISLAATEQHELNFRLRPQ, encoded by the coding sequence ATGCGAATGGAAGTAATTATGCGTTACATCATGGTGTTCTTGGTCGCGGGATTGGTGTTGACGTCTTGCGGCAAAAAGAAGGACAGCAACGGCCCAACGGGACCGACCGAAACGCCGCAGGAAAACGTATTCGGAGTGGTCACAGATCAAGACGGCAATCCGCTTGCGAATGCGCAGCTGCACGCCGTTTATCAGGTGAACGGCGCTCCGGTTTCACCGCTCGACGACATTCAAGCTCCGTTCAACGTGATTTTTTACACGACTCAGATGCTGACGACCGAACGCGACGGAAATATTCCGCTCGCCGAAGGAACGAACATTGAAATCATGTGGGACGCGGACGACGATCACGAGTATTCGGAAGGCGACCGTCTGCCTCCGCTCTGCCCCACTCCGCCGGACAATTGTCCGTTTCAGTCCGTGAATTTCAACCAGTTTTCGATGAACGGTGTCGAGCTTGGGATCGGTCCGGGAACATTCGGGACGGATCCGACCTTCACGTCCTTTGGTGAACATCTCGATCCGAGCAGGTTCTATCTCGTAATTCGCTGCGCGGACGGAGAGCCACTGTGGACGAGCGAAATGGTGGACGTGCCGGACGGACTTTCGGAATTTGATTTGCAGTTTGAGTTTTCGGAGTGCGTGGGCACTCCGATCGGACAATCGTCGATGGGGTTTGCCTATCCTAATCCTGCGATTGATGTGTTTCATTTGCCGTTCACGCTGCGCGCGGGCGAGAATGTTTCAATTGTCTCAACGTCGCTTTCGACGGGCGGCACGCGAACTTTGTTTCAAGACGGGTTGTCGTCAGGAAATCAGGACGTGACGATTGACATATCGAACCTTGCGAACGGTCTTTACATTTACGCCATGACGGCGGGGAGTTTCACTGCGCACGACACACTCTTGAAGAACGCGCCGGTGGAAAATTTGCCCGGCGAACCTGCACTTGTTACGACAGACAGCGACGGATCATACGCGATGAACCTGCCTTTCGGTCAAACGATTACATTGCGGGAATCTTCGAGCAATCCACTTGGCGAAAGCGCGCCGCTTGACAGTGTGCGCGTGGTAGCGATATTGAACGGCTATCAAACCGCCGACACGATGATCTCGCTTGCCGCAACAGAACAACACGAACTCAACTTCCGTTTGCGTCCTCAATAG
- a CDS encoding S8 family serine peptidase, giving the protein MRLHKNLTVAILINVLAFASFAVGGTLTPGLDRAFQTVGESAKLPVLISLSEQADLAKIAAKIPRPLNSTSADRHATLIDSLKSISEREKNNAEASLAILDRNGMAENIHFLWIANLLRADVTRAGAELIANFEFVDEVGLDETIALMNPVQSSPADSKLLNSEPALLQMGTREAWSAGMTGKGSVVGVVGEPFSPQHPAFRDRVLGEAMLASTYCGDATASMLGCAVGCNTQNGDTIGVAPEALWRVLPLVCGSTHKVSDVLNALQESQTGNFENVPDVILQAWTVGDSCAFAGPKSVWTAFSNIEQLGSILIWAAGDNGKAGRGSIALPAAMFDKDQTFFSVGATQSNGTALLEESSRGPSPCDRKFIKPELCAIGVSRGASESGFANLRGSQCAAGFVAGTVALMRQANPEISASAAKIALQLSAKDLGAAGEDNDFGYGLLDVNGAVEMASSSSETGSISGVIRYGGSHIAGARIFLVSSGGSYTATSGVDGVFHIPQVPADRKFALYVARFGFQDFVAPDSVSTSKHRDYSVGVDLVRGIADDAEVDRGFLFGVDGDDATAGIWTRAIPVGSKQDGKQVQVAEDATAYGSFCFVTGNENSESEPAAANDVDGGKTTLRSPIFNLQGFNDSKLSFMYAYSNDRGPQKGGDFFRAQISNDGGETWTNLIQTSVSTDGWREAEFKIEDFVLPTDQMMLQFVADDQSPPSLVEAAVDDIRIEGKADAPEPPKNLSLTPEEEGVMLKWNASEGASSYKLYLSGEAGHVFAPENFFTTVEDTFRFVPYDQIPYERFYFQVTAVK; this is encoded by the coding sequence ATGAGATTGCACAAAAATTTAACAGTCGCGATTCTGATCAATGTACTGGCTTTCGCGTCGTTCGCCGTAGGGGGAACGCTCACGCCCGGACTTGACCGAGCATTCCAGACTGTCGGCGAATCCGCGAAACTTCCGGTCCTGATTTCACTGTCCGAGCAAGCGGACCTTGCCAAAATCGCCGCGAAAATTCCCCGCCCTCTAAATTCTACAAGCGCTGACCGGCATGCGACTCTAATTGACTCACTTAAGAGCATTTCTGAACGCGAAAAAAACAATGCCGAAGCCTCGCTCGCAATTCTCGACCGCAACGGAATGGCAGAGAATATTCACTTTCTGTGGATTGCCAATCTTTTGCGAGCGGACGTGACCCGTGCAGGCGCGGAGTTAATCGCTAATTTTGAGTTTGTCGATGAGGTTGGATTGGACGAGACAATTGCGCTCATGAATCCCGTGCAATCGAGTCCTGCGGACAGCAAACTCCTAAATTCTGAACCGGCACTCTTGCAAATGGGCACGCGCGAAGCGTGGTCAGCCGGAATGACCGGCAAAGGTTCAGTCGTCGGCGTCGTCGGCGAACCGTTTTCGCCGCAGCATCCCGCATTCCGGGATCGCGTGCTCGGAGAAGCCATGCTCGCATCAACGTATTGCGGTGATGCAACGGCGTCGATGCTCGGATGCGCCGTCGGATGCAACACACAAAACGGTGACACGATTGGCGTTGCACCAGAGGCTTTGTGGCGCGTTCTTCCGCTCGTATGCGGAAGCACGCACAAAGTGTCAGACGTTTTGAACGCGCTGCAGGAATCGCAAACGGGAAACTTTGAAAATGTCCCGGACGTCATTCTGCAAGCATGGACCGTCGGTGATTCATGTGCGTTCGCCGGTCCCAAATCCGTTTGGACGGCATTCTCCAATATTGAACAGCTTGGTTCAATTTTGATTTGGGCCGCCGGTGACAACGGCAAGGCCGGCCGCGGCTCGATTGCTTTGCCCGCCGCCATGTTTGACAAAGATCAAACTTTCTTTTCGGTCGGTGCAACACAATCAAACGGAACGGCACTGCTTGAAGAAAGCAGCCGTGGTCCGTCACCCTGTGATCGGAAATTCATCAAGCCGGAACTGTGTGCTATCGGCGTCTCGCGCGGAGCGTCGGAGAGTGGATTCGCAAATCTCCGAGGTTCGCAGTGTGCCGCCGGATTTGTGGCAGGCACCGTCGCGCTAATGCGGCAAGCCAATCCGGAAATTTCGGCAAGTGCCGCAAAGATCGCCTTGCAGCTTTCGGCCAAAGATCTCGGCGCCGCGGGTGAAGACAATGATTTCGGATACGGATTGCTCGATGTCAACGGCGCTGTTGAAATGGCGTCGTCGTCCAGCGAAACCGGCTCGATCAGCGGCGTGATTCGTTACGGCGGAAGTCATATTGCGGGTGCGCGAATCTTCCTCGTTTCATCCGGCGGAAGTTACACCGCTACCTCGGGCGTCGACGGCGTTTTTCACATCCCGCAAGTTCCTGCCGACCGAAAATTCGCGCTCTACGTCGCGAGATTCGGCTTTCAAGATTTCGTCGCGCCGGATTCCGTGTCCACCTCAAAACATAGAGACTACTCCGTCGGCGTCGATCTTGTGCGCGGCATTGCTGACGATGCTGAAGTGGACAGAGGTTTTCTGTTCGGAGTCGATGGCGATGACGCGACGGCCGGAATCTGGACGCGCGCTATTCCCGTGGGTTCAAAACAAGACGGCAAACAGGTGCAAGTCGCCGAGGATGCGACCGCGTACGGCAGTTTCTGTTTCGTGACCGGCAACGAAAATTCCGAATCGGAACCCGCCGCCGCCAACGACGTAGACGGTGGAAAGACGACGCTTCGCTCGCCGATCTTCAACCTCCAAGGTTTCAATGACTCGAAACTAAGTTTCATGTATGCCTATTCGAATGATCGCGGCCCGCAAAAAGGCGGCGACTTCTTCCGCGCGCAAATTTCCAACGACGGTGGTGAAACGTGGACGAACCTGATTCAAACTTCGGTGAGCACCGACGGCTGGCGCGAAGCTGAGTTCAAGATCGAAGACTTCGTCCTGCCAACTGACCAGATGATGCTGCAGTTTGTCGCCGACGATCAGTCGCCACCTTCGCTCGTCGAAGCTGCCGTCGATGATATTCGCATTGAAGGCAAAGCCGATGCGCCGGAACCGCCCAAGAATCTTTCGCTGACTCCCGAAGAAGAAGGTGTGATGCTGAAATGGAACGCGTCGGAAGGAGCGTCGTCGTACAAACTATATCTGTCCGGTGAAGCTGGCCATGTCTTTGCCCCTGAGAATTTCTTCACTACGGTCGAGGATACGTTTAGGTTCGTACCGTATGATCAAATTCCCTATGAACGGTTCTACTTTCAAGTGACTGCTGTCAAATAG
- a CDS encoding GAF domain-containing protein — protein sequence MALDFFDDLSDITPNSASGSELDPTGGIASGLTKLAALMEDINREMSPEAILDRAMGAAIELTGAERGFLVLVEPNGEWKFSVARNMDSDIDDAEEAASQTIIRRVIDGRQPILINDVIGGSDLSQQHSIAKMQVRSIMGAPLMAKNKLVGVAYVDTTKLAGVFDQTSLMLFETFVHLAAVALENARLYEAEKESKDRYKDLQEYLSTILQSQPHGVIILDRDGNVDYANPQAVTILGGGIRIGAALQASTCCSLATANLTVAHNEFKQSGDFGRRTLEISDRTVAYSFFRLTRSYDGRERAGLILEDVTVQKNLEHQLIESEKRSTVNQLAGGIAHEINNSLQPVKGRMELLAMKLEREGVQLSESVQKDLSTISSLTERIEKIASNLRHLTKPSDPSFTVVDMTQLLSSVVELLETTTGSLRGFTHSTEAHGLSLELDLEDDLEIFGDPHGLESAFINMIINSVHAMESMDSGTLKLSAHRVNDRIVVSVADSGCGIPPDQKARIFEPYFSTKGEHGTGLGLPIVRNIAEIHGAELSLNSEVGVGTTITLSFPAHNSE from the coding sequence GTGGCACTTGATTTTTTTGACGACCTTTCGGATATCACTCCGAACAGCGCATCCGGATCTGAACTTGATCCGACCGGCGGAATCGCCTCAGGTCTGACCAAACTCGCAGCTTTGATGGAAGACATCAACCGCGAAATGAGCCCCGAAGCGATTTTGGATCGTGCCATGGGCGCCGCGATTGAGCTGACCGGAGCGGAACGGGGGTTCCTTGTGCTCGTTGAACCCAACGGAGAATGGAAATTTTCCGTGGCCCGCAATATGGACAGCGATATCGACGACGCCGAAGAAGCGGCTTCGCAAACGATTATCCGCAGAGTTATCGACGGCCGGCAACCAATTTTGATCAATGACGTCATCGGCGGATCGGACTTGTCGCAGCAGCACTCCATTGCAAAAATGCAGGTGCGCTCGATCATGGGCGCCCCGTTGATGGCGAAAAACAAACTCGTCGGTGTCGCGTACGTGGACACGACCAAACTCGCCGGCGTGTTCGATCAAACAAGCCTGATGCTCTTCGAAACCTTTGTGCACCTCGCCGCCGTTGCGCTCGAAAATGCCCGGCTTTACGAAGCCGAAAAGGAATCGAAAGACCGCTACAAAGACTTACAAGAGTATCTCTCAACGATTCTTCAAAGCCAGCCGCACGGTGTGATTATTTTGGACCGCGACGGAAATGTCGACTATGCCAATCCACAAGCCGTCACCATACTCGGCGGCGGTATTCGCATCGGTGCCGCGCTCCAAGCCTCTACGTGCTGCAGTTTGGCCACTGCGAACCTCACAGTGGCCCACAACGAATTCAAACAATCGGGCGATTTCGGCAGGCGAACGCTGGAAATTTCTGACCGTACCGTCGCCTACTCTTTCTTCCGCCTGACCCGCTCTTATGACGGCCGTGAACGTGCCGGTTTGATTCTCGAAGATGTAACGGTGCAAAAAAATCTGGAACACCAACTCATCGAATCCGAAAAACGTTCTACCGTCAATCAACTTGCCGGCGGTATCGCGCACGAAATTAACAACAGCCTGCAGCCGGTAAAAGGCCGCATGGAGCTGTTGGCCATGAAACTCGAACGCGAAGGCGTCCAGCTCAGCGAATCCGTGCAAAAAGATTTGAGCACGATTTCGTCCCTGACCGAAAGAATCGAAAAGATTGCCAGCAATCTGCGGCACCTCACCAAACCTTCCGATCCGTCCTTCACCGTTGTGGACATGACGCAACTGCTCAGTTCCGTCGTTGAATTGCTTGAAACCACGACCGGAAGTCTGCGCGGCTTCACGCACAGCACTGAAGCGCACGGACTCTCGCTCGAATTGGATCTCGAGGATGATCTGGAGATATTCGGAGATCCGCACGGACTCGAATCGGCGTTCATCAACATGATTATCAATTCCGTGCATGCCATGGAAAGTATGGACAGCGGAACTCTGAAACTCTCTGCGCATCGAGTCAACGACCGCATTGTCGTTTCCGTCGCCGACAGCGGCTGCGGTATTCCACCCGATCAAAAAGCGCGAATCTTTGAACCATACTTTTCCACCAAAGGCGAACATGGCACTGGTCTTGGGCTGCCGATCGTTCGCAACATCGCCGAAATTCACGGTGCCGAACTTTCCTTGAATTCCGAGGTTGGCGTAGGCACAACGATTACACTGTCGTTTCCCGCACACAACAGTGAATAG
- a CDS encoding serine/threonine protein kinase: MHDSSSIDSRYQILRTIGVGGMGVVYLVVDNVRGNQIMALKTLKAVQDEAAIESFRSEFRNIRGVVHPHIPEMFDFGALPREQGGYYFTSEFVDGKPLDKLIKEWHPDQLRTVLVSLCRALAFLHSRGLLHRDLKPDNVLGRINADGEFTTLKLVDFGLAGEHASVSEEAGGTLDYMAPEIIQSGRTSIASDLYALGMLLYKEAVGRLPFEGQDSIATAQIRTKQEPPHPLRFRPDLPVGLADVIHALIQIDPEDRPQSARHVIAMLNERDGFTFDYETAETRKAYISSSGLVTNVDARNLLAAQKRILAEGEQPENIVIVAQPGLGRTRMLKEFSVELTLAGFTTRVVTNARELPAPPHCPKVLMIPDASVVPAEKLTELLTAMECRATWKIVAGSFDNGLPEMFREWKTVELHALNDNGIEDFVSSTFPENSFPPEFRKNLLGETLGIPSALEAALEELVASDFLRIGLTGWEIMPGRWKLRVHRHVELAVNRKLANLSDCARAVLKCLACSLTPLPFSVARGAIGDNACSTVQMIFNGIAETGWAALQDQTLEITHKAVNSLILSRMEEYERKSVHASLFNYWSEAENVDPLVREEELVFHDFLSGVFSISTERATPVLDEAIRKGKLLWARKLIERSRTSAPDTHRKMLISALSRIEYIEGDLSKSADLLGEITNRGKDDVTPGNLLDLSRFASLREKLGYSDEAETILKRCLPHFDENSSQAAGSVYGTLAWIAFKRGEGEHARELAEEGLVHMPHDTTDSGYALLLNTVATLSFYRGDTDVARAYWQRCLEVYEALADRKGIANMYNNLGVLAAQAGDRLRARDLWGRCAKISREIDDIQRLAGIYNNLGIDSLETGNLREAEENYLRALALFRRMESPREQAEILSNLGELAFQRADYTRALAYLNEAVSRAAEIGDQESKLEPMVYMGKLLLTLEELEESEKLLHSAQEIASTIGTRKAEGQAWEGLAALFARRNEFDRATAAAERAGNLLADEADPLALLHLHLTRCQIAADSGQVEQVLEELEQARKVADTKWDPFTAARTQLTESLYVGVPLEPSKWQVALRKLSIYPDLLWKFHWATARQFTRAGQPKKALDEYGRGVAVLKSIAARLPEEKQSTFLHAPHILKFRQEAVELHKSLQAQR, encoded by the coding sequence ATGCACGACTCTTCTTCAATAGACTCCCGCTATCAAATTCTGCGCACCATCGGCGTGGGCGGAATGGGTGTCGTGTATTTGGTCGTGGACAACGTGCGCGGCAACCAAATCATGGCTCTCAAAACCTTGAAAGCCGTGCAGGATGAAGCCGCCATCGAGAGTTTCCGCTCAGAATTTCGCAATATCCGCGGCGTCGTGCATCCGCATATCCCCGAAATGTTCGATTTCGGCGCATTGCCCAGAGAACAAGGCGGATATTACTTCACAAGCGAGTTCGTCGACGGAAAACCTCTCGACAAGCTCATTAAAGAGTGGCATCCCGACCAGCTCCGAACCGTGCTCGTCAGTCTTTGCCGCGCACTCGCCTTCTTGCATAGCCGGGGTCTGTTGCATCGTGATCTGAAACCCGACAATGTCTTGGGTCGGATAAATGCCGACGGCGAGTTTACGACTCTCAAACTTGTCGACTTCGGATTGGCTGGTGAACATGCCAGCGTTTCCGAAGAAGCCGGCGGAACTCTCGATTACATGGCTCCGGAAATCATTCAATCCGGACGTACCAGCATCGCTTCCGATCTTTACGCACTGGGCATGTTGCTGTACAAAGAAGCCGTGGGTCGTTTGCCGTTTGAAGGCCAAGATTCCATCGCTACCGCGCAAATTCGCACCAAGCAAGAACCTCCGCACCCGCTGCGTTTCCGCCCCGATCTCCCCGTGGGATTGGCAGACGTCATCCACGCACTCATTCAAATTGACCCAGAAGACCGTCCGCAAAGTGCGCGGCACGTCATTGCCATGCTCAATGAACGCGACGGTTTTACGTTTGACTACGAAACGGCCGAGACACGCAAAGCCTATATCTCGTCCTCTGGCTTGGTCACCAACGTCGATGCCCGCAATCTGCTGGCCGCGCAAAAACGGATTCTGGCAGAAGGCGAACAGCCTGAAAACATCGTCATTGTTGCGCAGCCCGGACTCGGACGTACGCGCATGCTCAAGGAATTCTCGGTCGAGTTGACGCTCGCCGGATTCACGACCCGCGTCGTCACAAACGCGCGTGAACTTCCCGCGCCGCCGCATTGCCCCAAAGTCCTTATGATTCCCGATGCGAGCGTCGTGCCCGCCGAAAAACTCACTGAGTTGCTTACGGCTATGGAATGCCGAGCCACTTGGAAAATTGTGGCGGGTTCGTTTGACAACGGACTTCCCGAGATGTTCAGAGAATGGAAGACCGTAGAATTGCACGCGTTGAATGACAACGGTATCGAAGATTTCGTCTCTTCCACCTTCCCTGAAAATAGTTTCCCCCCAGAGTTTAGAAAGAACTTGCTCGGCGAAACTTTGGGAATTCCATCCGCACTGGAAGCAGCACTCGAAGAGTTGGTGGCGTCGGACTTCCTGCGCATCGGTTTAACCGGTTGGGAAATCATGCCCGGTCGTTGGAAGCTGCGTGTTCACCGACACGTCGAATTGGCGGTCAACAGAAAACTCGCGAATCTTTCCGACTGCGCGCGCGCCGTGCTGAAATGTCTCGCTTGCTCCTTGACGCCGCTCCCGTTCAGTGTCGCGAGAGGAGCCATCGGTGACAATGCCTGCTCGACCGTGCAGATGATCTTTAACGGCATAGCAGAGACCGGTTGGGCCGCCCTGCAGGATCAAACTCTCGAAATTACCCACAAAGCCGTCAATTCGCTGATCCTGTCCCGTATGGAAGAGTACGAGCGAAAAAGCGTGCACGCCTCACTCTTCAACTATTGGTCGGAAGCCGAAAACGTCGATCCGTTGGTCCGCGAAGAAGAGCTGGTCTTTCATGATTTTCTCTCCGGAGTGTTTTCAATTTCGACTGAAAGGGCAACGCCGGTTCTCGACGAAGCCATTCGCAAAGGCAAACTCCTTTGGGCGCGCAAACTCATCGAGCGAAGCCGCACGTCCGCGCCCGACACTCATCGAAAGATGCTGATCTCCGCGTTGTCGCGGATCGAGTACATCGAAGGTGACCTGTCAAAATCCGCGGATTTGCTCGGCGAAATCACAAACCGCGGCAAAGATGACGTAACGCCCGGCAATCTGTTAGATCTTTCCCGCTTTGCCAGCTTGCGGGAAAAACTTGGATACTCCGACGAAGCAGAAACCATTCTCAAACGCTGCTTGCCGCACTTCGACGAAAACTCGTCGCAGGCCGCGGGGTCCGTGTACGGAACGCTTGCGTGGATCGCTTTCAAGCGCGGCGAGGGTGAGCACGCGCGCGAATTAGCCGAAGAAGGTCTCGTGCACATGCCGCATGATACCACCGACTCGGGTTACGCGCTGCTTTTGAATACGGTCGCGACGCTTTCCTTTTATCGCGGCGACACCGACGTTGCCCGCGCCTATTGGCAGCGCTGCCTTGAGGTTTACGAAGCACTCGCCGACCGCAAAGGCATCGCCAACATGTACAACAATCTTGGTGTGCTGGCGGCTCAAGCCGGTGACCGTCTTCGTGCGCGTGATCTGTGGGGACGATGTGCAAAAATCTCGCGCGAGATCGACGACATCCAAAGACTTGCGGGAATCTACAACAATCTCGGAATCGATTCACTCGAAACGGGAAACTTGCGTGAAGCTGAAGAAAACTATTTACGCGCGCTCGCCCTGTTCCGCCGCATGGAAAGTCCCCGAGAACAAGCCGAAATTCTCAGCAACCTCGGCGAATTGGCGTTTCAACGCGCCGATTATACACGCGCGCTCGCCTATTTGAACGAAGCCGTCTCACGCGCCGCTGAAATCGGCGATCAAGAATCGAAACTCGAACCCATGGTCTACATGGGCAAGTTGCTGCTGACTCTCGAAGAGCTTGAAGAATCCGAAAAACTCTTGCATAGCGCTCAAGAAATTGCCTCGACCATCGGAACTCGCAAAGCTGAAGGGCAAGCATGGGAAGGACTCGCCGCGCTCTTCGCCAGACGAAATGAGTTTGACCGCGCAACCGCTGCTGCCGAGCGCGCCGGAAATCTGCTCGCCGATGAAGCCGATCCGCTCGCGTTGCTCCACCTTCATCTGACCCGTTGTCAGATCGCTGCCGACAGCGGCCAAGTCGAACAAGTGTTGGAAGAATTGGAACAAGCGAGAAAAGTCGCGGACACAAAATGGGATCCTTTTACCGCCGCGCGAACTCAATTGACAGAATCGCTGTACGTCGGCGTGCCGCTCGAACCCTCGAAGTGGCAAGTAGCGCTGCGAAAATTGTCTATCTATCCTGATCTGCTGTGGAAATTCCACTGGGCGACGGCACGGCAATTCACGCGCGCTGGACAACCCAAAAAGGCGCTGGACGAGTACGGCCGAGGAGTGGCCGTGCTGAAATCAATCGCGGCAAGATTGCCGGAAGAGAAACAAAGCACCTTCCTGCACGCGCCGCACATTCTGAAGTTCCGACAAGAAGCCGTCGAACTTCACAAATCGCTCCAAGCACAGAGGTAA